A region of Oryzias latipes chromosome 18, ASM223467v1 DNA encodes the following proteins:
- the LOC101160055 gene encoding protein NLRC3-like, which produces MKMASTEKQQIKVESSTSSCVSMRSDQSRDNNPFFSSEDEQQKRLQLKQRVQSSTSSSVSMRSDQSRDNNPFFGSEDEHQRGQQLNQRVQSSASSCVSMRSDQSRDNNPFFSSENEQQKGQQLNQRVQSSASSFVSMRSDQSRDNNPFFSSENDQQRGQQLNQRVQSSASSCLSMRSDQSRDNNPFFSSEEEQQNSRGRGGLQTISQSRTVQDVDLQENLDEHQVSVKRRSEYVTKGTNETGQETPLNRIYTELYITEGLREEVHIHHEVKQLERVSKILHDVPIRCQEIFKALTDQHGSIRVVLTIGVAGIGKTFSVQKFTLDWAEGLENQDISAVVPLSFREMNLIRDEQHSLLTLIQRFHPTFQKIPAEQLSVCKLLFIFDGLDESRLSLDFNSSQVVSDVTQKSSINVLLTNLIQGHLLPSALVWITSRPAAANQIPHSCVDRLTEVRGFTDSQKEEYFRKRFSDEDLSSRIISHIKASKSLFIMCGVPVFCWITALVLEHIFTAKQTGELPKTLTDMYSHFLMVQTKRKKNKYQQKHEENPQELTEADMEVLLKLGRLAFEHLEKGNIMFYQEDLEQCGLDVTEASLYSGVCTEIFRRECEIFQKPVYSFVHLSVQEFLAAVYMIHCYNNKKTEVVENFLEDKTENSSLKDFLDKFMKKSLHSPTGHLDLFVRFLYGLTIESNQRVLGSLLSQTEANPETIQTVTDYLKGLGTCKLSPDRSINVFHCLLEMRDLSVYQEIQEFLKSGNTSVKNLSDINCSALVYILQISEEVLDQLDLHKLTTNASGCLRLMPAVRNCRKFRFQTRPMMELVRHISPDYPEPPEIHWNIVASALKSNPSHLTELDLSGSNLPDIAVKLLCEGMESPNCKLEILRLRDCRLSKISCEVLTSTLTSNPSHLTELDLRENNLQRSDVQQLLDLLQSPDSKLLTFRWL; this is translated from the exons ATGAAGATGGCTTCCACTGAGAAGCAGCAGATAAAAGTGGAGTCTTCAACGTCCAGCTGTGTGTCCATGAGGAGTGACCAGTCCAGAGACAACAATCCATTCTTCAGTTCTGAGGATGAACAACAAAA ACGTCTGCAGCTCAAACAGAGAGTCCAGTCTTCAACGTCCAGCTCTGTGTCCATGAGGAGTGACCAGTCTAGAGACAACAATCCATTCTTCGGTTCTGAAGATGAACACCAAAG AGGTCAGCAGCTCAACCAGAGAGTCCAGTCTTCAGCTTCCAGCTGTGTGTCCATGAGGAGTGACCAGTCCAGAGACAACAATCCATTCTTCAGTTCTGAGAATGAACAGCAAAA AGGTCAGCAGCTCAACCAGAGGGTCCAGTCTTCAGCGTCCAGTTTTGTGTCCATGAGGAGTGACCAGTCCAGAGACAACAATCCATTCTTCAGTTCTGAAAATGATCAACAAAG AGGTCAACAGCTCAACCAGAGAGTCCAGTCTTCAGCGTCCAGCTGTTTGTCCATGAGGAGTGACCAGTCCAGAGACAACAATCCATTCTTCAGTTCTGAGGAAGAACAACAAAA TTCCAGAGGTAGAGGTGGACTACAGACCATCAGCCAGAGCAGAACTGTTCAAG ATGTTGATCTGCAGGAGAATTTAGATGAACATCAAGTCAGTGTGAAGAGAAGGTCTGAATATGTGACTAAAGGAACCAATGAAACAGGGCAAGAAACTCCCCTCAACAGAATCTACACTGAGCTCTACATCACAGAGGGACTGAGAGAAGAAGTTCATATCCACCATGAGGTGAAGCAGCTGGAGAGAGTCTCCAAGATCCTTCATGATGTTCCAATCAGGTGTCAGGAAATCTTCAAAGCCCTAACTGACCAACATGGATCCATCAGAGTGGTTCTGACCATTGGCGTTGCTGGAATTGGGAAAACCTTCTCagtgcagaagttcactctggactgggccGAGGGCTTGGAGAACCAAGACATCAGTGCAGTGGTTCCTCTGTCATTCAGGGAGATGAACTTGATCAGAGATGAGCAGCACAGTCTTCTCACTCTCATCCAACGTTTCCATCCAACCTTCCAGAAGATCCCAGCAgagcagctgtctgtctgtaaacttctcttcatctttgatggtctggatgaaaGCAGACTTTCTCTGGACTTCAACAGCAGTCAGGTGGTGTCTGATGTCACTCAGAAGTCATCAATCAATGTTCTTCTGACAAACCTCATCCAGGGACATCTGCTTCCCTCAGCTCTGGTCTGGATCACctccagacctgcagcagccaatcagatccctcattcatgtgtggacagactgacagaagtaCGAGGCTTCACTGACTCCcagaaggaggagtacttcaggaAGAGATTCAGTGATGAAGATCTGTCCAGCAGAATCATCTCCCACATCAAGGCCTCCAAGAGTCTCTTCATCATGTGTGGAGTtccagtcttctgctggatcactgcttTGGTTCTAGAGCACATATTCACCGCAAAACAGACAGGGGAGCTTCCAAAGACTCTCACTGACATGTACTCCCACTTTCTGATGGtccagacaaagaggaagaagaacaaaTACCAGCAGAAACATGAGGAGAATCCAcaggagctgacagaggctgaCATGGAAGTTCTTCTGAAGCTGGGGAGGCTGGCatttgaacatctggagaaaggAAACATCATGTTCTACCAAGAAGACCTGGAGCAGTGTGGTCTGGATGTCACAGAGGCTTCTTTGTACTCTGGAGTTTGTACTGAGATCTTCAGAAGAGAGTGTGAGATCTTCCAGAAACCAGTCTACAGCTTTGTCCATCTGagtgttcaggagtttctggctgcagTTTACATGATCCACTGTTACAACAACAAGAAGACAGAGGTGGTAGAGAACTTCCTGGaggataaaacagaaaactcatctttaaaagattttctggACAAATTCATGAAGAAATCCCTGCATAGTCCAACTGGTCACCTAGATCTGTTTGTTCGTTTCCTTTATGGCCTCACAATAGAGTCCAACCAGAGAGTCTTAGGAAGCCTTTTGAGTCAGACAGAGGCGAATCCAGAAACCATCCAGACAGTCACTGACTACCTCAAAGGACTAGGAACATGCAAATTATCTCCCGACAGAAGCATCAATGTCTTCCACTGTCTGTTGGAGATGAGGGATCTCTCAGTTTATCAGGAGATCCAAGAGTTCCTGAAGTCAGGGAACACATCAGTCAAGAACCTCTCAGACATCAACTGTTCTGCTCTTGTCTACATACTGCAAATTTCAGAGGAGGTGCTTGATCAGTTGGACCTGCACAAGTTAACAACAAACGCTTCAGGTTGTTTAAGACTAATGCCAGCAGTGAGGAACTGCAGAAAGTTTCG GTTTCAGACAAGACCAATGATGGAATTAGTACGCCACATAAG CCCAGATTATCCTGAGCCACCTGAGATTCATTGGAATATTGTGGCCTCGGCTCTAAAGTCCAACCCGTCCCATCTGACGGAACTGGATCTGAGTGGAAGCAATCTGCCTGATATAGCAGTAAAGTTACTGTGTGAAGGAATGGAGAGTCCAAACTGCAAACTGGAAATACTGAG GTTGAGGGACTGTCGTTTATCAAAGATCAGCTGTGAGGTTCTGACCTCAACTCTGACGTCCAACCCGTCccatctgacagaactggacctgcgTGAAAATAATCTGCAGCGatcagatgttcagcagctcctggaTCTGTTACAAAGTCCAGACAGCAAACTGCTGACTTTCAG GTGGCTCTGA